From Chryseobacterium sp. H1D6B, a single genomic window includes:
- a CDS encoding four helix bundle protein, translating into MSTIKFHQDLIVFQKSFEVAMVIYELSKYFPKEERYSLTDQIRRSSRSVSANISEAWGKRKYEKSFIAKLTDSEGEARESQTWLQFALACEYINDDQFNNLNNQYNQIIGMLVNMMSQSEKWCSFSPLNQEEK; encoded by the coding sequence ATGTCGACTATCAAATTTCATCAGGATTTAATAGTGTTTCAAAAATCTTTTGAAGTTGCCATGGTTATTTATGAATTATCAAAATATTTTCCGAAAGAAGAACGTTATTCTCTTACAGATCAAATAAGAAGATCGTCAAGATCTGTTTCGGCTAATATTAGTGAGGCTTGGGGTAAAAGGAAATATGAAAAATCTTTTATTGCTAAGCTTACAGATTCTGAAGGGGAGGCAAGAGAATCTCAAACTTGGCTTCAATTTGCTTTAGCCTGCGAATATATCAATGATGATCAATTCAATAATCTAAATAATCAGTATAATCAAATAATCGGGATGTTGGTTAATATGATGAGTCAATCAGAAAAATGGTGTTCATTTTCTCCATTAAATCAAGAAGAGAAATAA
- a CDS encoding outer membrane beta-barrel family protein, with translation MKTPLLIAALFFSGLIFAQKKSDSLKTKNIEAINLKKQVFKKQSDRFVYDVASSPIAKGTNTFNLLQQTPMISSIDGKTLKIMGKSEVVIYINNKKTNMDSEALIQMLKNTPSEDIQKIEVITVPGSEFQVESNDGVINIIMKKSRSNGYNGTLKMQNEQSYYNNPSAGVSFNLRKDKLSVNTNFNLGSWTDREKYSLSNGDSTFKNETYGSSDDPNKNFGGSVNIDYEINKKQSLGLSYNMRYNKSFNSILDVQNFQDGVLQNRTVNDEDAQTRNHSFNLNYEIKTDSLGSKLTSNISYLWFNRDKSSINQTFPLNSSEEYGAFKQWVPQIINNYAANIDYIKKSKKDYTWLMGISYNHTNTDTDTRQDTFSQNDNGFIIDPDQTNHFLYKENILGAYLTYERKLSEKFSGKIGTRYEMTKSTGEILGKTSFDRNYNNLLPYLNLNYTIDADNSISYSFSSRIRRPRFWELNPSRTYFTPNNYLQNNPFVLASKFYNQEINYMFKNAFYANLSFNYVEDASGQIPLQGTINGDTKFLRYIRTNYGNNKKLGLTLGMNKSWFKEIWTTNYSVNLAYVIFSGTVSEDPTSVPVPGQAEVISPYVINIKNFNFFAQINNNIRLSSKKDWFVGVNYFFAGKSKIEIGELGVRQSLDLSVKKIMGDWTFLAEVYDVFNQNFNKINGIQPNGSYNNVTNFNYPRIFSIGVTYNFGNQKLKKTREMKSANDAIKSRT, from the coding sequence ATGAAAACGCCACTACTCATCGCAGCTCTATTTTTCAGCGGATTAATATTTGCCCAAAAGAAATCGGATTCGTTAAAAACTAAAAATATAGAAGCAATAAATTTAAAAAAGCAGGTATTCAAAAAGCAGAGCGACCGCTTTGTTTACGATGTAGCTTCTTCTCCTATTGCAAAAGGAACCAATACTTTTAATCTTTTACAGCAGACCCCGATGATCTCAAGTATAGATGGAAAGACGCTGAAAATCATGGGAAAATCGGAAGTGGTTATTTATATCAATAATAAAAAAACCAATATGGATTCTGAAGCGTTAATACAGATGCTGAAAAATACACCTTCAGAAGATATCCAAAAAATTGAAGTTATTACAGTTCCTGGAAGTGAATTTCAGGTAGAATCCAATGACGGGGTTATTAACATTATCATGAAAAAAAGCAGAAGCAATGGTTACAATGGAACATTGAAAATGCAGAATGAGCAGAGCTATTATAACAATCCTTCAGCAGGTGTTTCATTTAATTTAAGAAAAGACAAGCTTTCTGTAAATACGAATTTTAATTTAGGAAGCTGGACAGACAGAGAAAAATACAGTCTTTCGAATGGTGATTCTACTTTTAAAAATGAAACGTATGGATCTAGTGACGACCCAAACAAAAATTTTGGAGGAAGTGTAAATATTGATTATGAGATCAATAAAAAACAAAGTCTGGGATTGAGTTATAACATGAGATATAATAAAAGTTTTAATTCAATTTTAGATGTTCAAAATTTCCAGGACGGAGTTCTTCAGAACAGAACAGTCAATGATGAAGATGCACAGACAAGAAATCATTCTTTCAATTTAAACTATGAAATCAAAACAGATTCTTTAGGCAGTAAGCTTACTTCCAATATTTCATATTTATGGTTCAACAGGGATAAATCAAGCATCAATCAAACCTTCCCTCTTAATAGTTCCGAAGAATATGGTGCATTTAAGCAGTGGGTTCCTCAGATCATCAATAATTATGCGGCCAATATTGATTACATTAAAAAATCTAAAAAGGATTACACCTGGTTGATGGGAATCAGCTACAACCATACCAATACGGATACTGATACGCGTCAGGATACGTTTTCTCAGAATGATAATGGTTTTATTATTGATCCTGACCAGACGAACCACTTCCTCTATAAAGAAAATATTTTAGGGGCTTATCTTACGTATGAAAGAAAACTAAGTGAGAAGTTTTCCGGAAAAATAGGAACCCGTTACGAGATGACAAAAAGTACGGGTGAGATTTTAGGAAAGACAAGTTTCGACAGAAATTACAATAACCTGCTTCCTTATCTTAATTTAAATTATACAATTGACGCAGATAACAGCATCAGCTATAGTTTTTCAAGCAGAATAAGAAGACCTAGATTCTGGGAACTGAATCCTTCAAGAACGTATTTTACTCCTAATAATTATTTACAGAATAATCCATTTGTACTGGCTTCTAAATTTTATAATCAGGAGATCAATTATATGTTCAAGAATGCTTTCTATGCGAATCTGAGCTTCAATTATGTAGAAGATGCTTCCGGCCAGATTCCGCTGCAGGGAACCATTAATGGAGACACTAAATTCTTACGATATATCAGAACCAATTATGGTAATAACAAGAAACTTGGTTTGACTTTAGGAATGAACAAATCTTGGTTTAAAGAAATATGGACAACCAATTATTCTGTAAACTTAGCTTATGTCATTTTTTCAGGAACGGTAAGTGAAGATCCTACTTCTGTACCAGTTCCAGGGCAGGCAGAAGTAATTTCACCTTATGTGATCAATATCAAAAACTTCAATTTCTTTGCACAGATCAACAACAATATTCGTCTTTCTTCTAAAAAAGACTGGTTTGTAGGGGTTAATTATTTCTTCGCCGGAAAAAGCAAAATTGAAATCGGAGAACTGGGCGTAAGACAAAGTTTAGACCTCAGCGTTAAAAAAATAATGGGCGACTGGACTTTCTTAGCAGAAGTATATGATGTATTTAATCAAAACTTCAATAAGATCAATGGGATACAGCCCAATGGAAGTTATAACAACGTAACCAATTTCAATTATCCAAGAATCTTCAGTATAGGAGTCACGTATAATTTTGGAAATCAAAAACTGAAAAAAACCAGAGAAATGAAATCAGCTAATGATGCTATAAAGTCAAGAACTTAA
- a CDS encoding discoidin domain-containing protein — protein sequence MKTKIIILMMLLPFYLLNAQQKTFCNPINIDYGYTPFEMFSKQGKHRATADPVIVNFKNKLFLFSTNQEGYWYSDDMLDWKFVKRKFLRDKKYIHDLNAPAVWAMKDTLYVFGSTWEQDFPIWKSTNPTKDEWKIAVDTLKVGAWDPAFHYDEDKNKLYLYWGSSNEWPLLGTEVKVKTLQSEGFVKPILKLKPEDHGWERFGEYNDNVFLQPFVEGAWMTKHNNKYYMQYGAPATEFSGYSDGVYVSNNPLEGFEYQQHNPFSYKPGGFARGAGHGATFEDNFKNWWHVSTIFISTKNNFERRLGIWPAGFDKDDVMYCNTAYGDYPTYLPQYAQGKDFSKGLFSGWMLLNYNKPVQVSSTLGGYHSNYAVDEDIKTYWSAKTGNSGEWFQTDLGEVSTINAVQINYADQDAEFMGKTFGKMHQYKIYGSDDGKKWSVIIDKSKNTKDVPHDYVELEKPAKARFLKMENLKMPTGKFALSGFRVFGKGGGTVPAKVQNFVPLRADPKKYGERRSIWMKWQQNQEADGYMIYWGKSPDKMYGSIMVYGKNEYFFTGADRTDAYYFQIEAFNANGISERTEIQKAE from the coding sequence ATGAAAACGAAAATAATTATATTAATGATGTTGCTGCCATTCTATCTTTTGAATGCACAGCAAAAAACATTTTGTAACCCTATTAATATAGATTACGGATATACTCCGTTTGAAATGTTTTCTAAGCAGGGAAAGCATCGGGCCACAGCAGATCCTGTCATTGTAAATTTTAAAAATAAACTATTTCTTTTTTCAACCAATCAGGAAGGATACTGGTACAGCGACGATATGCTGGACTGGAAATTTGTAAAAAGGAAATTCCTTAGAGATAAAAAATATATTCATGACCTGAATGCGCCTGCAGTGTGGGCAATGAAAGATACACTTTATGTTTTTGGATCTACCTGGGAACAGGATTTTCCGATCTGGAAAAGTACAAACCCAACGAAAGATGAATGGAAAATTGCAGTGGATACTTTAAAAGTCGGAGCCTGGGATCCCGCTTTTCATTATGACGAGGACAAGAATAAATTATACCTGTATTGGGGATCAAGCAATGAATGGCCTCTTTTAGGAACTGAAGTAAAAGTAAAAACTTTACAGTCCGAAGGATTTGTAAAACCTATACTAAAACTGAAGCCGGAAGATCACGGCTGGGAACGCTTTGGGGAATATAATGACAACGTTTTTTTACAGCCTTTTGTAGAAGGAGCCTGGATGACCAAGCACAATAATAAGTATTATATGCAGTATGGAGCTCCAGCTACAGAATTCAGCGGCTATTCAGACGGTGTATATGTAAGCAATAATCCTCTTGAAGGTTTCGAATACCAGCAGCATAATCCTTTTTCGTACAAACCGGGAGGCTTTGCAAGAGGAGCGGGACATGGAGCGACTTTTGAAGATAACTTCAAAAACTGGTGGCACGTTTCCACGATTTTTATTTCCACTAAAAACAATTTTGAAAGAAGATTAGGAATCTGGCCTGCAGGTTTTGATAAAGATGACGTCATGTACTGCAACACAGCTTATGGAGATTATCCTACCTATCTTCCGCAGTATGCTCAGGGAAAAGATTTTTCTAAAGGTCTTTTTTCAGGCTGGATGCTTTTAAATTATAATAAACCGGTTCAGGTTTCTTCTACATTAGGCGGTTATCATTCTAATTATGCCGTAGATGAAGACATTAAAACCTATTGGAGCGCTAAAACAGGAAATTCTGGAGAATGGTTTCAGACAGATCTGGGAGAGGTTTCTACAATCAATGCAGTTCAGATTAATTATGCAGATCAGGATGCAGAGTTCATGGGTAAAACTTTTGGGAAAATGCATCAGTATAAGATCTATGGTTCTGATGATGGTAAGAAATGGAGTGTTATTATCGATAAGAGTAAAAACACAAAAGATGTTCCGCATGATTATGTAGAACTTGAAAAACCCGCTAAAGCAAGATTCCTGAAAATGGAAAATCTAAAAATGCCGACTGGAAAGTTTGCATTAAGCGGTTTCAGAGTATTTGGAAAAGGAGGAGGAACAGTTCCTGCAAAGGTTCAAAATTTTGTTCCGCTGAGAGCTGATCCTAAAAAATATGGAGAAAGAAGAAGTATCTGGATGAAATGGCAGCAGAATCAAGAAGCCGACGGATATATGATCTATTGGGGAAAATCTCCCGACAAAATGTATGGAAGCATTATGGTCTATGGAAAGAATGAATATTTCTTCACCGGAGCTGACAGAACTGATGCTTATTATTTCCAGATCGAGGCTTTCAATGCCAACGGAATTTCTGAAAGAACAGAAATACAAAAAGCAGAATAA
- a CDS encoding TonB-dependent receptor, whose translation MKKTIILAAILSGTFIFAQEKKKTDTLKTKSIEAVTLTKQVFKKQSDRFIYDVAASPVAKGNTTFDLLKQTPLLSSTDDKTLKIAGKNNALIYINGRKTNMDADSLAQFLKNTPAENIQKIEVITVPGSEYQVESSDGIINIVLKKKMSDGLNGNMRMANTQNKYNASSASFSVNYRKDKLGISANLNGGENIEAQSYILKNGTKTISNESVGDIDDPNKNIGGYLNVDYQLNDKSNLALTWNSWANRSYGSSVDLLNTLRNYDNSGNLLSTEYTRSKNRENARTYNNSFNLNYELKTDSLGSKLNLNAAYLNYKRFQYSDNRTLMPGQAQDFSQLGQVIIQDIPQTINNFSGTVDYIQKLKNDFTVSAGGNYNKTKTDNDTKNFTYAYTADGELDNVKSDPNHFIYNESIYGVYLTLEKKFSDKFSGKIGARYEITNSLGTSDNASNPEYKRIERNYNNLLPYLNFNYAINDKNNISYAFSSRMRRPSFWELNPVKNIITQDNYTQNNPFVKASSTYNQELTYMYKSSYFLILNHSYFKDNITQAPLQRQIIRDGVEYRQLAYIRTNFGDKQEMSAMLGVQRTFFKQYLTTNFNIGVQHNINNGTLNTDPTTGEVFDTYVNNSKSTSLIIQSNNTLRLDKKKTWFLGVNYFFVDKQQIELGMLKQLMSLDLSLKKVWNEWTFALNINDILRTNIVEVEDYQASGNYNYVRNDQYRRGGTLSITYNFGNQKVKKVRDIEGASDAIKSRTR comes from the coding sequence ATGAAAAAGACCATTATATTAGCGGCTATCCTATCTGGAACTTTTATTTTCGCACAGGAAAAGAAAAAAACTGACACCTTAAAAACAAAAAGTATTGAGGCGGTTACTTTAACTAAGCAGGTATTCAAAAAACAAAGTGACCGTTTTATATATGATGTTGCTGCTTCTCCGGTTGCCAAAGGAAATACTACTTTCGATCTGTTGAAACAGACCCCTCTTCTTTCATCAACGGATGACAAGACATTAAAAATCGCAGGAAAAAATAATGCACTCATCTATATCAACGGAAGAAAAACTAATATGGATGCTGATTCTCTAGCCCAGTTTTTAAAAAACACTCCGGCTGAGAACATACAAAAAATTGAAGTCATTACAGTTCCTGGAAGTGAATATCAAGTAGAATCTTCTGATGGAATTATCAATATTGTTTTGAAGAAAAAAATGAGCGACGGCCTCAACGGCAATATGAGAATGGCCAATACTCAAAATAAGTACAATGCGAGCTCTGCCAGTTTCTCTGTGAACTACAGAAAAGACAAATTAGGAATCAGTGCTAATTTGAACGGCGGAGAAAATATTGAAGCGCAGTCTTATATTTTAAAAAACGGAACTAAAACAATTTCTAATGAATCTGTGGGAGATATTGATGATCCTAATAAAAATATTGGCGGTTATTTAAATGTAGATTATCAGCTTAATGACAAGAGTAATTTAGCCCTGACATGGAATTCCTGGGCCAATAGAAGTTATGGTTCATCAGTAGATCTATTGAACACATTAAGAAATTATGATAACAGCGGAAATTTATTATCTACAGAATATACCCGTTCTAAAAATAGAGAAAATGCCCGTACTTATAATAATTCTTTTAACCTGAATTATGAATTAAAGACTGATTCTTTAGGAAGTAAATTAAACCTGAATGCAGCTTATCTTAATTATAAAAGATTCCAGTATTCTGACAACAGAACTTTAATGCCGGGTCAGGCACAAGATTTTTCACAATTAGGACAGGTGATTATTCAGGATATCCCTCAGACCATTAATAATTTTTCAGGAACTGTAGACTATATTCAAAAGTTAAAAAATGATTTCACAGTCTCTGCAGGCGGTAATTATAATAAAACTAAAACTGATAATGACACTAAAAATTTCACTTATGCCTATACTGCAGATGGTGAACTGGATAATGTAAAATCTGATCCCAATCATTTTATCTATAACGAGAGTATTTATGGGGTTTATTTAACTTTAGAAAAGAAATTTTCTGATAAATTCTCCGGGAAAATTGGAGCGAGATATGAGATCACGAATAGTTTAGGAACATCAGATAATGCTTCGAATCCTGAATATAAAAGAATAGAAAGAAATTACAATAACCTGCTTCCTTATCTGAATTTCAATTATGCTATTAATGATAAAAATAATATTTCCTATGCGTTTTCAAGCAGAATGAGAAGACCAAGCTTTTGGGAACTTAATCCTGTAAAAAATATTATTACCCAAGACAATTACACCCAGAATAACCCTTTTGTAAAAGCATCTTCTACTTATAATCAGGAACTGACCTATATGTACAAAAGTTCTTATTTTTTGATCTTAAACCATTCTTATTTTAAGGATAATATTACACAGGCTCCTCTGCAGAGACAAATTATTAGAGACGGTGTTGAATACAGACAGCTGGCTTATATAAGAACTAATTTTGGAGACAAACAGGAAATGTCGGCAATGCTTGGTGTTCAGAGAACATTCTTTAAACAATACTTAACTACTAACTTTAATATTGGTGTCCAGCATAATATTAACAATGGAACTTTGAATACAGACCCTACTACAGGGGAAGTATTTGATACTTATGTCAATAATTCTAAATCGACCAGTTTAATTATCCAATCCAATAATACACTGCGTTTAGATAAAAAGAAAACCTGGTTCTTAGGTGTTAATTATTTCTTTGTAGATAAGCAGCAGATAGAACTCGGAATGCTGAAACAACTAATGAGCTTAGACCTCAGCCTGAAAAAAGTCTGGAACGAATGGACATTTGCTTTAAATATAAATGACATTCTAAGAACAAACATTGTAGAAGTTGAAGACTATCAAGCCAGCGGAAACTACAATTACGTAAGAAACGATCAATACAGACGCGGCGGCACTTTAAGTATCACTTATAACTTTGGGAACCAGAAAGTGAAAAAAGTAAGAGATATTGAAGGAGCATCAGATGCTATAAAAAGCAGAACAAGATAA
- a CDS encoding TonB-dependent siderophore receptor, with the protein MKFASIAVFLFGGLGWAFGQNSGTISGTLKQHSGEALPEATVELVELNKHTLTDQEGKFSFDHLTEGNYHVKIQVIGSDEKIVEVKVKDNEPAVINYQLEKENISVIQEITLSSVTNKFSKKESPYVSKLPLKNMETPQVYISVPKELIQEQIAVNLGSISKNIPGSGIPMLANQGRVTFLSRGFTTEPMVRNGISGFSYTTIDPANLEKIEAIKGPSATLFGSNLSTYGGLFNRVTKKPYNGFGGEVSYTAGSWNYNRFTVDVNTPVNKDKTVLFRLNGAATYQKSFQDLGFSNAISIAPSISYQINDRLSLLFDIEYGHEKGTSVVRFNPFLGSNKVQSIADMKFPYNRLFGSNDIAYETEMMNIFAQMNYKISDHWTSQTVLSRARSTIDGYITAINGVTDTTARLQVMKGNTNFIATNIQQNFIGDFQILGHRNRLVVGLDYYNNANSFDRVTVNGTAFDFTSNAPYAANQSTIDNLAASGTPRIEKNGDNSYAVYASDVFNITDKLLAMVSLRADRYQNLGVTNIAQNINTGDYWQTNFSPKFGLVYEVVKDKVSVFGNYMNGFTNKGGSDFYGNTFKPEQANQKEFGVKGDLFNHKLVGTISYYDIDVKNMVRQDPVNNLFSVQDGGQRSKGVELEFTANPFKGFNVIAGYAYNDSKMTKADDKVNGLRPALSGPSNLYNLWMSYQIMNGELKGLGIGFGGNKGNHSFQTNTTTAKVIIPSYTTLDAAVFYDHKNFRAGIKVNNLTNEQTWSVRLTPQNPTQVLGSIAYKF; encoded by the coding sequence ATGAAATTTGCCAGTATTGCAGTCTTTCTTTTTGGAGGCTTAGGTTGGGCTTTTGGCCAAAATTCCGGAACAATATCCGGAACTCTTAAACAGCATAGCGGAGAAGCTCTTCCTGAAGCAACAGTAGAGTTAGTAGAATTGAATAAGCACACCCTTACTGATCAGGAGGGTAAGTTCAGTTTTGATCATCTTACAGAAGGCAATTATCATGTGAAAATACAGGTGATCGGTTCAGATGAGAAGATCGTAGAAGTAAAAGTAAAAGATAATGAACCAGCTGTTATTAATTATCAGCTGGAAAAAGAAAATATTTCTGTGATACAGGAAATTACCCTTTCTTCAGTTACCAATAAGTTTTCTAAAAAAGAAAGCCCTTATGTATCAAAGCTTCCACTTAAAAATATGGAAACACCGCAGGTATACATCAGTGTTCCTAAGGAATTGATTCAGGAGCAGATCGCTGTTAATTTAGGAAGTATTTCTAAAAACATTCCCGGTTCCGGTATTCCGATGCTGGCCAACCAGGGGCGTGTGACCTTTCTTTCCCGGGGATTCACTACAGAACCGATGGTGAGAAATGGTATTTCAGGTTTCTCTTATACGACTATTGATCCGGCAAATCTTGAAAAAATAGAGGCTATTAAAGGTCCTTCAGCTACATTATTTGGTTCCAATTTATCTACTTACGGAGGTTTATTTAATAGAGTGACGAAAAAGCCTTACAATGGTTTCGGCGGTGAGGTGTCTTATACTGCAGGAAGCTGGAATTATAACAGGTTTACTGTAGATGTGAACACTCCTGTAAATAAAGACAAAACTGTTCTATTCAGATTAAACGGAGCGGCTACTTATCAAAAAAGTTTTCAGGATCTGGGATTCAGCAATGCTATTTCCATTGCGCCGTCTATTTCCTATCAGATCAATGACAGGCTTTCTCTATTGTTTGATATTGAATACGGACATGAAAAAGGAACTTCTGTTGTAAGATTTAATCCTTTCTTAGGAAGCAATAAAGTACAGTCTATTGCAGATATGAAATTCCCATACAACAGATTATTTGGAAGCAACGATATTGCCTATGAAACAGAAATGATGAATATTTTTGCCCAGATGAATTATAAAATTTCTGACCATTGGACTTCACAGACTGTTTTATCCCGTGCCAGATCTACCATTGACGGATATATTACGGCAATTAATGGTGTGACTGATACTACAGCCCGTTTACAGGTGATGAAAGGAAATACAAATTTTATCGCTACTAATATCCAGCAGAATTTTATTGGAGATTTCCAGATTTTAGGACATAGAAACAGATTGGTTGTAGGATTGGATTATTATAACAATGCCAATAGCTTTGACAGGGTAACAGTAAACGGAACAGCTTTCGATTTTACGAGTAATGCTCCTTATGCCGCTAATCAGTCTACGATAGATAATCTTGCCGCATCAGGAACTCCAAGAATTGAGAAAAACGGGGACAACAGTTATGCAGTGTATGCATCTGATGTTTTCAATATTACAGACAAGTTGTTAGCGATGGTAAGTTTGAGGGCAGACCGTTATCAAAATTTAGGAGTTACCAACATTGCCCAGAATATTAACACTGGAGATTACTGGCAGACCAATTTCTCTCCAAAATTCGGATTGGTATATGAAGTTGTGAAAGATAAGGTTTCCGTTTTCGGTAATTATATGAACGGATTTACAAATAAGGGTGGATCAGATTTTTATGGAAATACCTTCAAACCTGAACAGGCCAATCAAAAGGAATTTGGAGTGAAAGGAGATCTTTTTAATCACAAATTAGTAGGAACGATCAGCTATTATGATATTGATGTGAAGAATATGGTACGTCAGGATCCTGTTAATAATTTATTTTCAGTTCAGGACGGAGGGCAGAGAAGCAAGGGAGTAGAATTGGAATTTACAGCGAACCCTTTTAAAGGTTTTAATGTAATTGCAGGATACGCATATAATGACAGTAAAATGACGAAAGCTGATGATAAAGTTAATGGACTGCGTCCGGCACTTTCCGGTCCTTCTAACTTGTATAACCTGTGGATGAGCTACCAGATCATGAATGGAGAATTGAAAGGTTTGGGAATAGGTTTTGGAGGAAATAAAGGAAACCATTCTTTCCAGACGAATACAACCACTGCGAAAGTAATTATTCCTTCTTATACAACTTTAGATGCTGCTGTATTTTATGATCATAAAAATTTCAGAGCCGGTATCAAAGTTAATAATTTAACCAATGAACAGACGTGGTCTGTTAGATTGACACCGCAGAACCCGACACAAGTTTTAGGCAGTATTGCTTATAAATTCTAA
- a CDS encoding alpha/beta hydrolase, producing MRNYFAIILGFLTGLLMITGCKEKTIELGKDISFESRQNTPYGKDPEQKMDLYIPKNQSINTKRNVFIIIHGGGWRGGNKSELTFFTLSMMKQFPNSIFANINYRLASTSRSAIPNQTDDIKNAISYLEKTLGYKPECILLGNSAGGHLSMLFAYQYGHENKVKAVINIVGPSDLSDPNFKNYVDYSFVEKHLIDPKIIPAGISMNDYASPIHWINKGSAPTLSYYGRNDKTIPLSQKSVLDSVLNKNSVINESYEFTGGHLDWDKESNGLFLINKIIYFLNKDLSRHKKAR from the coding sequence ATGAGAAATTATTTTGCTATTATTTTAGGATTCCTGACAGGCTTATTAATGATTACAGGCTGTAAAGAAAAAACCATAGAGCTGGGTAAGGATATTTCTTTTGAAAGCCGGCAGAATACTCCTTACGGAAAAGATCCTGAGCAGAAAATGGATTTATATATTCCGAAAAATCAAAGTATAAATACAAAACGTAATGTTTTTATTATTATTCATGGAGGCGGATGGCGCGGAGGCAATAAATCCGAGCTTACGTTTTTCACTTTATCCATGATGAAGCAGTTTCCAAACAGTATTTTCGCGAACATTAATTATAGACTCGCTTCTACTTCACGATCTGCCATTCCTAATCAGACAGACGATATCAAGAATGCAATTTCCTATTTAGAAAAGACATTAGGATACAAACCTGAATGTATTCTTTTAGGAAATAGTGCCGGGGGCCATTTATCTATGCTGTTTGCTTATCAATACGGCCACGAAAACAAAGTGAAAGCCGTTATTAATATTGTTGGACCTTCTGACTTGTCAGATCCAAATTTTAAAAATTATGTAGACTACTCCTTTGTTGAAAAGCATTTAATCGACCCCAAAATTATTCCTGCAGGTATTTCTATGAATGATTATGCGAGCCCCATCCATTGGATCAATAAAGGTTCAGCTCCTACTCTTTCTTACTACGGCAGAAATGACAAAACGATTCCTCTATCTCAAAAATCAGTTTTAGACTCTGTTTTAAATAAGAATAGTGTTATTAATGAATCTTACGAATTCACAGGAGGACATTTAGACTGGGATAAAGAAAGTAACGGTCTGTTTTTAATTAACAAAATAATTTATTTTCTAAATAAAGATCTAAGCAGGCATAAAAAAGCCCGCTGA
- a CDS encoding arginine deiminase-related protein, with amino-acid sequence MQTTDTVLMIEPIAFGYNAQTAENNYFQIEQKDADVQSKALAEFNIFVGKLRNKGINVITVKDTLDPHTPDSIFPNNWVSFHKDGKVVLYPMFAINRREERRDDIIETIKDKGFEVSEIDDWSLPEAYGKFLEGTGSMIFDHDHKLAYGSVSLRLDEPLFREFCEKYGFTPIVFHSFQTVGSERLPIYHTNVMMCVADRFVVICLDCIDDELERSKVIETIKNSGKEIIEISEEQMQQFAGNMLQVQNTEGEKFLVMSQTAYQSLTQEQVSAIEKYCEIIYSDLNTIEVNGGGSARCMLAEVFLPKK; translated from the coding sequence ATGCAGACAACAGATACAGTATTAATGATAGAGCCGATTGCATTCGGTTATAACGCGCAGACAGCGGAAAACAATTACTTTCAGATTGAACAGAAAGATGCTGATGTTCAGTCTAAAGCTTTAGCAGAGTTCAATATTTTTGTTGGAAAATTGAGAAACAAAGGAATTAATGTGATCACTGTAAAAGATACCTTAGATCCTCACACTCCGGATTCTATCTTTCCAAACAACTGGGTAAGTTTCCATAAAGACGGAAAAGTGGTTCTGTACCCAATGTTTGCCATCAATAGAAGAGAAGAACGGAGAGATGATATTATTGAAACGATAAAAGATAAAGGTTTTGAAGTGTCAGAAATTGATGACTGGTCACTTCCTGAAGCTTACGGAAAATTCTTAGAGGGCACTGGAAGCATGATCTTTGACCACGATCATAAATTGGCTTACGGATCAGTCTCTTTACGTTTAGATGAACCATTATTCCGGGAATTTTGTGAAAAATATGGGTTTACACCAATTGTATTCCATTCTTTTCAAACGGTAGGGTCAGAAAGACTTCCCATCTATCATACCAACGTTATGATGTGTGTTGCAGATCGATTTGTGGTGATCTGTTTAGACTGCATCGATGATGAATTAGAAAGAAGCAAGGTTATTGAAACCATTAAAAATTCTGGAAAAGAAATTATTGAGATCTCTGAAGAGCAGATGCAGCAGTTTGCCGGAAATATGCTTCAGGTTCAGAATACAGAAGGAGAAAAATTTTTGGTGATGAGCCAGACCGCTTATCAGTCACTTACTCAAGAGCAGGTTTCAGCTATTGAAAAATACTGTGAGATTATATACTCTGATCTTAATACCATTGAAGTAAACGGCGGCGGAAGTGCACGCTGTATGCTGGCTGAGGTTTTTCTGCCGAAAAAATAA